The DNA region GCATGCAGCATTGGTGGCAGCCACGGGGTCCTTACGCTCATCCACAAAAGAGTTTACCTCTAACTTATAGAGTTTGCCTGTTCCATACATAAACTGCCATAAACCCGTGGCCCCCATTCTGGAAACGGCATTTGGATTTAGTGCCGACTCAATAACTGGTAGCACCTTTAATTCAAGTGGGAGGTTGTAGGCATCAAGAGTCTCCTCAAACAAGGGGAAATAATAGTCGCTAAGTCCCAAAATCTCCTCCATCTTATCCTTTCGCTTTTGGGTATAAACCTTAATGTAGCTCTTAACCACACCATTAAAGGAGAGTTCCAGCGGTGAAATAATATTGTGCAACCGATGCATGTAAACAGAATCGGGCAGGTCAAGGTTCAGGGAATCCCCCTCATCCTTGTAATCGGTCATCAGATTTGTGGTATCCTCCTGCTGCTGTTGGTAGTATATTGAGAGTAAACTATCAAGATTTGTATTATCACTTACCGAATTGGGATTCTCTTCATTTATTGTAGGCGTGGTGGAAGCTGCCGCCGCTGCTGCAGATAATGGTAGGGGTAGGATTTTCTTTAGTGAATTTGTTTGACTCCAACCACTAACTGACAACCCAACACCAAACAAAATTGTTACAGCACAACCCTTAAAGAATTCCATTCGCTTAAAATTTTAAACATTTATAATATTAAAGAATGAACCTTGCAATGGCAATAATTCAACCAAAATCAAAGGTAGAATCGAGAAATGGCAACAAAAACAAAGAATTCAACGAAGTAAAAGTAGTAAAAATTAGAAACTAACCGAAAGATTGAACCCAGCAATTGGGGTTACGGTATAATAATAGCCATTCCCAACAGAGGCAATGGTGGCTGTGGGCTCCATCCTGAAGGCTAATTTATCGCTGATATCAAAGTTGAAGAAGTAGGCATCTACGTTGGCATCTATAATGTTTAGGGCATAGGTGGCTGCAAACATTATTACAGAAAGGTCTCTATTTCGTCGGTACGCATCGCGATAGTTTTTAAGTTCAACGGCGCTCCTTGCTCCCGAAAACTCATCGATGGTGGCAGGATTATTATCGGTAAGATAGTTGTAGGCCTTTCGAAAACGGGTATACTCGCGATTATTAAACTCAATTGAGTAGGCCGAAGCTGCTAAACCTCCATAGATTAGGGGGATTTTCCAATACTTGTGATTGTAGATCTGCCCTAAGCCAGGAACCAACGTCGACATTAAGGTTGCCTTTGCTGGTGAATGACCAAGTTTTGGATGATGATAAACTGCATCAAGTACCGATGAGATATAAAAAAGCCCAGCCCCCACATAGAACAGGTCACGCTGATCGCGATATTTCAAGTAATCTTGCTTTAGCCCTTGAACAGCCACCTCGGACATACCGGAGGTATTTATCTGATCAAATGCACGCAATGCTTTTTGGTACCGTAGGTTGTTCTGGTAGCCGAAGTAAGCCAACGAAACAGCACCTCCATAAAAAATAGGGATTTTGTAGTAGTCATGATTGTAAACTTGCCCATAGCCCGGAAGCAGCATTGATCTAATCCAAATACTTCCGACACGTATTGTATCTCGTTTCCTAGATTGGGCAAGAGAATCAGCGCTCTGTGCAAAGACGCTGCAATTAAAAAGCAAGGCTGTAATCACCATCAGGAAAACAGCCTGTAGATATTTTAGCAAACGGTGAGTCAAAACTTTGGACAATTATTCAAGATTGAGCAACTCCATTTTTTCGGTAATCTCTTCAACCTCCTTTTCGCTGCGAAAAGAGATAATAATTTTACCAGTTCCTCTTGGTCCTTGCTTAATATCAATACGGGTATTAAAGTATCGCTCCAAGTGCGACTTCAGCTTACCATAACTTTCAAGGGAGGCTGCCTCATTTCCGTTTGAAGTGGATGTTGCAGGAATAGGTTTGCCATCCTGAATCTCCTTTACCACGCTCTCCACCTGCCTAACGGAGAGGTCTTCTGCAATAATTCTCTGGTAAACCTCCAGCTGTAATGTAGGATCGTCGATGCCAATAATAGCGCGGGCATGGCCCATGGTTAATAGTTTATCGCGAATACCCGCCTGTATCTCCACAGGTAGCTTTAGGAGGCGAAGGTAGTTGGTAACGGTTGCCCGTTTTTTACCTACACGGCTACCCAAATCTTCCTGAGTAAGATTACACTCCTCAATAAGTCGTTGATAACTAATGGCAATTTCAATGGAATCCAAGTCTTGACGCTGAATGTTCTCCACCAGTGCCATTTCAAGCATACCCTGGTCGTCGGCTGTTCGAACGTAAGCTGGTATTTTAGTAAGGCCTGCAATTTTAGAGGCACGGAACCTTCTCTCACCAGTAATCAGCTGAAAGCGATCGTTAACCTGCCGAACCGTAATTGGCTGAATAATGCCCAACTTGTTGATAGACTCCGCCAACTCATTCAGAGACTCCTCGTCGAAATGAGAGCGAGGTTGAAATGGGTTAACGTCTATCTTCGAAAGGTCAATCTCGCTTACCAACTCAGAGGTTATTCTAGTTTCGTGATGAATGGCTCCGCCATCATTGGCATCTTCCATCAACGCCCCAAGTCCTCTTCCCAACACCATCTTTTTTGCCATAGAAAATCTCCAATTCTACAAGTAATTATTGTGCTTTTTGCGCATTTGTAAGTTTTGTCGCCTCGTTCTTTTGCAGAACCTCGCGAGCCAAGTTCAGGTAGTTTAGCGAGCCCGTGGAAGCGGCATCATAAAGGATTACTGGCTTGCCATAGCTTGGTGCTTCACTAAGTTTAATGTTACGCTGAATAATGGTTTCGAAAACCATGGACTGGAAGTGTTTTTTAACCTCCTCAACTACCTGATTCGACAACCTCAATCGCGCATCGTACATTGTGAGTAAAAACCCCTCTATTTGTAGTTCAGGATTGAGGCGAGTCTGAATAATCTTCACCGTATTAAGCAACTTTCCAAGCCCCTCCAGTGCAAAGTATTCACACTGCACCGGAATAATTACAGAATCGGCAGCAGTAAGTGCATTAACGGTAATGAGACCAAGAGAGGGAGAACAATCGATAAGTACGTAGTCGTAATCATTCCTCAACTTTGCGATAACATTTTTCAACATATTCTCCCGGTTAGGAAGGTTGAGCATTTCAATCTCTGCTCCCACAAGGTCGATATGTGAAGGTATGAGGTCGAGATTTTTAATCTCTTCGTTCTTCAATATTACGTCACGAGGGTTTATATCCTCAACGAGGCACTCGTATATGCTAGTTTTCACATTCCGAATGTCAAAACCGGTTCCGGAGGTGGCATTTGCCTGAGGATCGGCGTCAATTAGAAGCACTTTCTGTTCTAATACAGCCAAGCTGGCGGCAAGGTTAATAGCCGAGGTTGTCTTTCCGACGCCACCTTTTTGGTTAGCAATTGCAATTACTTTTGCCATTTGAGTGTATTTTTTTCGTTTTGCAATATTAAGAATAAAAGTCTAATTAACCTAACTCCAAAAAACAAGGAAAGGTTTGACATTGCTGACATCCAGCCTATTACATTTACAACAATTATACTGTAAGGAAATAAAAAAATCTATTCCATCCACAGTTTTTCTAGAAAAAATATTATGCAGAAGGCAGAGAAGCCATTCTGACAGGGATTGCGCTGTATACACCACACCATTTTTCAGAAAATGGGAACATACTAAGAGTTGGGGCGTCACCTTTTCAACAAGGTTCAAATGGCAAATACCACACGAACACTGTGGCATCAGCATGTTAAGGTTATTTGCTGTGGGGAGGTAAGTGGAAGAATTTCATGAGTATTGAAATTTCTCATCAACTTCGCCACCAAATGCATTTTAATACTACTTTTGGAGGTTGACTAAAAAGCATTCAAATTGGAGAATAATAGCTGGAAGGTTATCATTAATCCGAAAGCCGGAAGTGGACGCGGTCACAGAGACTGGCCAGTAATAAAAGCACTTCTAGAAAGCAAAGGATTGCAGTTCGACTTTGAGTTTACCCGAAAGCGCTACCACGCTGTAGAGCTCACGGTGAGAGCCATTAATGAAGGCTATTACAAAATAATTGCCGTTGGTGGTGATGGTACAGTTAACGAAATTGTGAACGGCATCTTTATCCAAAAGGCTATCCCCACTACCAACGTGCTGCTTGGAACCATTGCAGTGGGAACTGGCAACGACTGGGCTAGGACCTACAAATTACCCTGGAACTACACCGACGCCATTGAGGCGCTTATGATGCAACGAGACTTTCTTCAAGATGTTGGGTTGGCCTCCTTTTTTGAAACTAGAGTGCACCACACCCGCTACTTCGCCAACGCAGTGGGAATCGGCTTCGATGGAGCAGTCGGATTTCGCTTCAACCGGCTAAAAGAGTTGGGTAGGAAGGGAAAGTGGCTCTACGTTATGGCACTAGTGCATGCTCTCATTCAGTATCGCTCAACCAGCGTCTCCGCCAAGATTGATGAAAGAGGCATAAAAAGCGAAATATTTAGCGCTACACTTGGTATCGGAAAATTCAATGGAGGAGGAATGCTACAGGTTCCCGATGCTATCTCCGACGACGGGCTATTCGATATGACCATAATTCGTAAGCTCAGCAAGTGGAACGTGCTACGCAACCTACCGATACTCTATAACGGGAAAATATACGAACACCCAAAGATTAGCGTAGTTCGGGCAAAGAGTATTTCAATACACTCCATCCCCCCTATGCCCATGGAGCTCGACGGGGAAGCCGTTGGCCATTCACCCTTTGAGTTTAAGATTGTCCCCAAGTCCATTCGAGTTGTGGTGGGGGCAACTTTTCAGGAGCAGGCAGAGGTGCTACCTAAGCGTTAAGACACTCCTGAAGCAGTAGATTTTTA from Williamwhitmania sp. includes:
- a CDS encoding lytic transglycosylase domain-containing protein, which translates into the protein MEFFKGCAVTILFGVGLSVSGWSQTNSLKKILPLPLSAAAAAASTTPTINEENPNSVSDNTNLDSLLSIYYQQQQEDTTNLMTDYKDEGDSLNLDLPDSVYMHRLHNIISPLELSFNGVVKSYIKVYTQKRKDKMEEILGLSDYYFPLFEETLDAYNLPLELKVLPVIESALNPNAVSRMGATGLWQFMYGTGKLYKLEVNSFVDERKDPVAATNAACHFLSDLYNIYHDWTLVIAAYNCGPGNVNKAIRRSGGKRNYWEIYYLLPRETRGYVPAFIAATYALTYYKEH
- a CDS encoding DUF5683 domain-containing protein, with protein sequence MLKYLQAVFLMVITALLFNCSVFAQSADSLAQSRKRDTIRVGSIWIRSMLLPGYGQVYNHDYYKIPIFYGGAVSLAYFGYQNNLRYQKALRAFDQINTSGMSEVAVQGLKQDYLKYRDQRDLFYVGAGLFYISSVLDAVYHHPKLGHSPAKATLMSTLVPGLGQIYNHKYWKIPLIYGGLAASAYSIEFNNREYTRFRKAYNYLTDNNPATIDEFSGARSAVELKNYRDAYRRNRDLSVIMFAATYALNIIDANVDAYFFNFDISDKLAFRMEPTATIASVGNGYYYTVTPIAGFNLSVSF
- a CDS encoding ParB/RepB/Spo0J family partition protein, which produces MAKKMVLGRGLGALMEDANDGGAIHHETRITSELVSEIDLSKIDVNPFQPRSHFDEESLNELAESINKLGIIQPITVRQVNDRFQLITGERRFRASKIAGLTKIPAYVRTADDQGMLEMALVENIQRQDLDSIEIAISYQRLIEECNLTQEDLGSRVGKKRATVTNYLRLLKLPVEIQAGIRDKLLTMGHARAIIGIDDPTLQLEVYQRIIAEDLSVRQVESVVKEIQDGKPIPATSTSNGNEAASLESYGKLKSHLERYFNTRIDIKQGPRGTGKIIISFRSEKEVEEITEKMELLNLE
- a CDS encoding AAA family ATPase, which translates into the protein MAKVIAIANQKGGVGKTTSAINLAASLAVLEQKVLLIDADPQANATSGTGFDIRNVKTSIYECLVEDINPRDVILKNEEIKNLDLIPSHIDLVGAEIEMLNLPNRENMLKNVIAKLRNDYDYVLIDCSPSLGLITVNALTAADSVIIPVQCEYFALEGLGKLLNTVKIIQTRLNPELQIEGFLLTMYDARLRLSNQVVEEVKKHFQSMVFETIIQRNIKLSEAPSYGKPVILYDAASTGSLNYLNLAREVLQKNEATKLTNAQKAQ
- a CDS encoding diacylglycerol kinase family protein yields the protein MENNSWKVIINPKAGSGRGHRDWPVIKALLESKGLQFDFEFTRKRYHAVELTVRAINEGYYKIIAVGGDGTVNEIVNGIFIQKAIPTTNVLLGTIAVGTGNDWARTYKLPWNYTDAIEALMMQRDFLQDVGLASFFETRVHHTRYFANAVGIGFDGAVGFRFNRLKELGRKGKWLYVMALVHALIQYRSTSVSAKIDERGIKSEIFSATLGIGKFNGGGMLQVPDAISDDGLFDMTIIRKLSKWNVLRNLPILYNGKIYEHPKISVVRAKSISIHSIPPMPMELDGEAVGHSPFEFKIVPKSIRVVVGATFQEQAEVLPKR